In the genome of Candidatus Nanopelagicales bacterium, one region contains:
- a CDS encoding polyphosphate kinase 2 family protein, translating to MQPAVLEQLKVSAGETFRITDHDPRWLPPHLRDLPREEVKAGAADLLAESKAALAEAQELLYADDRYSLLLVFQAMDAAGKDGTIKHVMSGVNPQGVQVSSFKVPSALELDHNFLWRYTVALPERGRIGIFNRSYYEEVLVVKVHPNILASQKLPPGARGRQFWNDRYQDINAFERHLARNGTVILKFFLNVSQEEQRDRFLERLDNPDKHWKFSPNDLAERAYWDDYQAAFEEAINATSTRWAPWYVIPADRKWAMRAAVADIVSTTITGMDLRYPEVPAEVEARFGEIKAQLEAEKGEDAGPSKDTPKKSGKKNKRKSKG from the coding sequence ATGCAACCCGCCGTCCTGGAGCAGCTGAAGGTGAGCGCCGGGGAGACCTTCCGGATCACCGACCACGACCCCCGCTGGCTCCCGCCGCACCTGCGCGACCTGCCCCGGGAGGAGGTCAAGGCAGGCGCCGCGGACCTGCTGGCCGAGTCCAAGGCGGCGCTGGCGGAGGCCCAGGAGCTGCTGTACGCCGACGACCGCTACTCGCTGCTGCTGGTCTTCCAGGCGATGGACGCGGCCGGCAAGGACGGGACGATCAAGCACGTCATGTCCGGCGTGAACCCGCAGGGCGTGCAGGTCTCCTCGTTCAAGGTGCCCAGCGCGCTGGAGCTCGACCACAACTTCCTGTGGCGCTACACGGTGGCGCTGCCGGAGCGGGGTCGCATCGGCATCTTCAACCGCTCCTACTACGAGGAGGTCCTCGTGGTGAAGGTGCACCCCAACATCCTCGCGTCCCAGAAGCTGCCGCCGGGCGCGCGCGGCAGGCAGTTCTGGAACGACCGCTACCAGGACATCAACGCCTTCGAGCGCCACCTCGCGCGCAACGGGACGGTGATCCTGAAGTTCTTCCTCAACGTGTCCCAGGAGGAGCAGCGCGACCGTTTCCTGGAGCGCCTGGACAACCCGGACAAGCACTGGAAGTTCAGCCCGAACGACCTGGCGGAGCGGGCGTACTGGGACGACTACCAGGCCGCGTTCGAGGAGGCCATCAACGCCACCTCGACCCGGTGGGCCCCGTGGTACGTCATTCCCGCGGACCGCAAGTGGGCGATGCGCGCCGCGGTCGCCGACATCGTGTCCACCACGATCACCGGCATGGACCTGCGCTACCCGGAGGTCCCGGCCGAGGTGGAGGCCCGCTTCGGGGAGATCAAGGCGCAGCTGGAGGCGGAGAAGGGCGAGGACGCCGGACCGTCGAAGGACACGCCGAAGAAGTCGGGCAAGAAGAACAAGAGGAAGTCGAAGGGGTAG